One stretch of Pigmentiphaga aceris DNA includes these proteins:
- a CDS encoding Trm112 family protein, which translates to MDVRLLDILVCPVCKGPLRYDRERQELISEAARLAYPIRDGIPIMLESAARPLPTNH; encoded by the coding sequence ATGGACGTACGTTTGCTTGACATCCTGGTATGCCCGGTCTGCAAAGGCCCGCTGCGTTACGACCGCGAACGCCAGGAACTGATTTCCGAGGCTGCACGCCTGGCCTACCCGATTCGGGACGGCATTCCGATCATGCTGGAAAGCGCAGCCCGCCCGCTGCCCACGAATCACTGA
- the kdsB gene encoding 3-deoxy-manno-octulosonate cytidylyltransferase, with protein MDFIAVVPARTRSTRLPDKPLADIAGMPMVVRTAQRALASGAKRVVIATDDVRVQDAAIAHGIDVLMTRADHPTGTDRLAEVCVQLDLPDDQVVVNVQGDEPLIDPALIAEVARMLGQHPDAAISTAAHPIADAAALFNPNVVKVVRGVDGRALYFSRAPIPWARDALSASEGNQILAPGLPALHHIGLYAYRAGFLRRFPTLPTGVLERWESLEQLRALENGYQIAVHLAAHAPAAGVDTPEDLERVRATFAHHPAI; from the coding sequence ATGGATTTCATCGCTGTCGTTCCCGCCCGAACCCGCTCGACGCGGCTGCCGGACAAACCGCTTGCCGACATCGCCGGCATGCCGATGGTCGTGCGCACTGCTCAACGTGCGCTTGCCAGCGGTGCAAAGCGTGTGGTGATCGCCACCGATGATGTGCGGGTGCAAGACGCAGCGATTGCCCACGGCATCGATGTGCTGATGACACGTGCAGATCACCCGACCGGCACCGATCGCCTGGCCGAAGTCTGCGTGCAGCTTGATCTGCCCGATGACCAGGTGGTGGTGAATGTCCAGGGCGACGAGCCCTTAATCGACCCGGCCTTGATTGCAGAGGTGGCCCGCATGCTGGGGCAGCACCCCGATGCCGCCATCTCGACGGCAGCGCATCCCATTGCAGATGCTGCAGCGCTTTTCAATCCGAACGTGGTCAAGGTGGTACGTGGTGTAGATGGCCGCGCGCTGTATTTCTCACGTGCGCCCATACCTTGGGCACGCGACGCCCTGTCGGCAAGCGAAGGAAACCAGATTCTGGCTCCGGGCTTACCCGCGCTGCACCATATCGGTTTGTACGCATATCGCGCCGGTTTCCTGCGCCGCTTCCCCACCCTGCCGACCGGGGTACTGGAACGCTGGGAGTCCCTGGAACAGCTGCGTGCGCTGGAAAATGGCTACCAGATTGCGGTACACCTGGCAGCCCATGCACCGGCTGCCGGCGTGGATACCCCCGAAGATCTTGAGCGGGTGCGTGCCACGTTTGCACATCACCCCGCCATTTGA
- the adk gene encoding adenylate kinase: MRLILLGAPGAGKGTQATFLKERFGIPQISTGDMLRAAVKAGTPMGLEAKKIMDAGGLVSDDIIIGLVKDRLNEPDCADGYLFDGFPRTIPQADALKSAGVALDFVIEVDVPEEEIIERISGRRVHPGSGRVYHTRFNPPKVEGIDDVSGEPLVQRDDDLEETVRKRLTVYREQTRPLVEYYSTWAESGDTAAPQYRRIAGVGTVDTIKARLFEALE, translated from the coding sequence ATGCGTCTCATTCTGCTCGGCGCCCCGGGTGCCGGCAAAGGTACCCAAGCCACTTTTCTAAAGGAACGTTTCGGCATTCCTCAGATCTCGACCGGCGACATGCTGCGCGCCGCCGTCAAGGCCGGCACGCCGATGGGTCTTGAAGCCAAGAAGATCATGGATGCAGGTGGCTTGGTGTCGGACGACATCATCATTGGTCTGGTCAAGGATCGCCTGAACGAACCCGATTGCGCCGACGGTTATCTGTTCGACGGTTTCCCGCGCACGATTCCGCAAGCCGACGCACTGAAGAGCGCCGGCGTTGCGCTGGACTTCGTGATCGAAGTCGACGTGCCCGAAGAAGAGATCATCGAGCGCATCAGCGGTCGCCGTGTCCACCCGGGCAGCGGCCGCGTGTACCACACGCGTTTCAACCCGCCGAAGGTTGAAGGCATCGACGACGTGTCCGGCGAGCCGCTGGTGCAACGCGACGACGATCTGGAAGAGACGGTGCGCAAGCGCCTGACCGTCTATCGCGAGCAGACCCGTCCGCTGGTCGAGTACTACTCGACCTGGGCCGAGTCTGGCGACACTGCCGCCCCGCAATATCGCCGCATCGCCGGCGTGGGCACGGTTGACACCATCAAGGCCCGTCTGTTCGAAGCGCTCGAATAA
- a CDS encoding 3-hydroxyacyl-CoA dehydrogenase, protein MDITGKVVLITGGASGLGAGTARRVVAAGGKVLIADVQDEAGKALAAELGQSFVHCDVTSEADGQAAVEAAQALGKLVGLVNCAGIAPAARTVGRDGPHALGLFQKTIGINLIGSFNMIRLAAAAMGKNEPESTGERGVLINTASVAAYDGQIGQAAYSASKGGIVGMTLPVARDLSKVGIRCVTIAPGIFGTPMLFGMPQEVQDALAASVPFPSRLGTPDDYAKLALHIFDNDMINGETIRLDGAIRLAPK, encoded by the coding sequence ATGGACATCACAGGCAAAGTCGTTCTCATCACCGGCGGGGCCTCGGGCCTTGGCGCGGGCACGGCACGACGCGTGGTTGCTGCTGGCGGCAAAGTGCTGATCGCCGACGTGCAAGATGAAGCAGGCAAGGCGCTGGCCGCCGAGCTGGGCCAGAGCTTTGTGCATTGCGACGTGACGAGCGAGGCCGACGGCCAGGCGGCTGTGGAAGCTGCGCAAGCACTTGGCAAGCTGGTTGGCCTGGTGAACTGCGCCGGCATCGCCCCTGCAGCGCGCACGGTTGGTCGTGATGGCCCGCATGCGCTGGGTCTGTTCCAGAAGACGATCGGCATCAATCTGATCGGCAGCTTCAACATGATCCGTCTGGCGGCAGCGGCCATGGGCAAGAATGAGCCAGAATCTACTGGCGAGCGCGGTGTGTTGATCAATACGGCGTCTGTGGCAGCGTATGACGGGCAGATTGGTCAGGCGGCCTATTCGGCGTCGAAGGGTGGCATCGTAGGCATGACTTTGCCGGTGGCGCGCGATCTGTCGAAGGTCGGCATTCGCTGCGTGACGATCGCCCCGGGGATCTTTGGTACGCCGATGTTGTTCGGCATGCCGCAGGAAGTGCAAGACGCGCTGGCCGCGTCGGTCCCCTTCCCGTCGCGCCTGGGTACGCCGGACGATTACGCGAAGCTGGCGCTGCACATTTTCGACAATGACATGATCAATGGCGAGACGATCCGCCTGGATGGTGCAATTCGTCTGGCACCGAAGTAA
- the murJ gene encoding murein biosynthesis integral membrane protein MurJ — protein sequence MSLLRSAATVSGLTLLSRFTGLARDILIARAFGAGGLTDAFWVAFRIPNLLRRLFAEGAFSQAFVPILGEVKAQRPEAEVRVLIDRVASLLSVVLVLVALVGIIAAPLIVSAMGSGMRGPERAADFDSAVWMTRMMFPYITCMSLVALASGVLNTWRRFTVPAVTPVLLNLAMIGASLWIAPHIDPPIYALAIGVMIGGVAQIAAQLPAMAKLKMLPRLSLDLRTAWADPTVKRILRQMLPATLGVSVAQLSLLINTNIATWLAPGSVTWLSFADRLMEFPTALLGVALGTVLLPSLSQAHAKGDTAQYSALLDWGLRLTVLLGLPAALGLALSSEGLVAVLFHYGAFTAADVGQTRLAVLAYAVGLVGLLAVKILAPGFYARQDIRTPVRIAVMVLVVTQMLNLLLVPQLQHAGLALSIGLAACVNALALLIGLRRRGIYRPVSGWGILALRMVVAVGAMSAFLVFANQHLDWLAMHGLVRVAYLLGVIGVAAGIYGLALLAMGLRPRHLRRASAVSVVASKQA from the coding sequence ATGAGTCTGCTGCGTTCCGCCGCCACCGTCAGCGGCCTGACGCTGCTGTCACGCTTCACCGGCCTGGCACGCGACATCCTGATCGCACGTGCCTTTGGTGCGGGTGGCTTGACTGACGCTTTCTGGGTCGCGTTCCGGATTCCGAATCTGTTGCGTCGGCTGTTCGCCGAAGGCGCGTTTTCACAGGCTTTTGTGCCTATTCTTGGCGAGGTGAAAGCCCAGCGTCCCGAGGCCGAAGTACGTGTGCTGATCGATCGGGTTGCCAGCCTGCTGAGTGTGGTGCTGGTACTGGTGGCATTGGTCGGCATCATCGCCGCGCCCTTGATCGTGTCGGCCATGGGCAGCGGCATGCGCGGCCCCGAGCGCGCGGCAGACTTCGATTCTGCCGTGTGGATGACGCGGATGATGTTCCCGTACATCACCTGCATGTCACTGGTGGCGCTGGCGTCTGGTGTGCTGAACACTTGGCGTCGCTTCACGGTGCCGGCGGTAACGCCCGTGTTGTTGAATCTGGCGATGATCGGCGCAAGCCTGTGGATCGCCCCGCACATTGATCCGCCGATCTATGCGCTGGCCATTGGTGTGATGATCGGTGGCGTGGCCCAGATCGCCGCGCAATTGCCCGCCATGGCCAAGCTGAAAATGCTGCCGCGCCTGTCGCTGGACCTGCGCACCGCGTGGGCAGATCCCACCGTCAAACGCATTCTGCGGCAGATGCTGCCCGCCACGCTGGGTGTGTCGGTGGCGCAGTTGTCTTTGCTGATCAACACCAACATTGCCACGTGGCTTGCGCCTGGCAGCGTCACCTGGCTGTCGTTCGCCGATCGTTTGATGGAGTTTCCGACTGCGTTGCTGGGGGTGGCGCTGGGCACGGTGTTGTTGCCCAGCCTGTCGCAGGCGCACGCAAAGGGCGACACGGCGCAGTACAGCGCGTTGCTGGACTGGGGCCTGCGTTTGACGGTCTTGCTGGGTCTGCCGGCTGCGCTGGGCTTGGCTTTGTCGTCTGAGGGCTTGGTGGCGGTGTTGTTCCACTATGGCGCGTTTACTGCGGCCGATGTGGGGCAGACGCGGCTGGCGGTATTGGCTTATGCGGTTGGTTTGGTGGGCTTGCTGGCGGTGAAGATTCTGGCACCGGGGTTTTACGCGCGGCAGGATATCCGCACGCCGGTGCGTATTGCGGTGATGGTGTTGGTGGTGACGCAGATGTTGAATCTGTTGTTGGTGCCGCAGTTGCAGCACGCTGGCTTGGCGTTGTCGATTGGGTTGGCGGCGTGTGTGAATGCGTTGGCGTTGTTGATCGGGTTGCGTCGTCGTGGGATTTATCGGCCGGTGTCGGGGTGGGGGATTCTGGCGTTACGGATGGTGGTGGCCGTGGGGGCGATGTCGGCGTTTCTGGTGTTTGCCAATCAACATCTGGATTGGCTGGCGATGCATGGTCTGGTGCGGGTGGCGTATCTGTTGGGGGTGATTGGTGTCGCTGCTGGCATTTACGGGTTGGCGTTGCTGGCGATGGGTCTGCGTCCTCGTCATCTTCGTCGTGCCAGTGCTGTGTCGGTAGTTGCTTCTAAGCAGGCGTGA
- the rpsT gene encoding 30S ribosomal protein S20 translates to MANTAQARKRARQAVARNKHNSSLRSMLRTSIKRVRQAIDAGDKAAATTVYQKTTSVIDRVADKNIIHKNKAARHKSRLAAAIKALA, encoded by the coding sequence ATGGCCAATACTGCCCAAGCTCGCAAGCGTGCACGCCAAGCTGTCGCACGCAACAAACACAACTCCAGCCTGCGCTCGATGCTGCGCACCTCAATCAAGCGCGTTCGCCAAGCGATCGACGCTGGCGACAAGGCTGCTGCCACCACCGTCTACCAAAAGACCACCAGCGTGATCGATCGCGTGGCTGACAAGAACATCATCCACAAGAACAAGGCTGCTCGTCACAAGAGCCGTCTGGCTGCCGCCATCAAGGCACTGGCCTAA